GGGAGAGTGACAGCCCATGCAAGCCGGCACACCGGTTTCCATATTGCCTGCACGGTACAGCTTGCGCCCAAAGGCCAGACCGTCAACACTATCACCACTGTTCAATGTAATGGCGATGGCCTCAGAACCGGACAGCTGCATTGGCTGGGAGGCGAAATAAGCGGCGATATCCTGCAGATCCTGGTCTTTGAAACTATCCAACTGACCAATCATCTGCGGCACATCACGGGTTTTGTCTTTGATATCCTTGAGCTGCTTATACAGGTACTTCTCACCGAGCCCGGCGATTTTTGGGAAGGCCGGGGCCAGGCTGTTGCCATCAGTACCGTGACAAGCGGCGCACTGGGCAGCTTTTGTCTTGCCCGCAGCAGCATCGCCCGAGGCCATTGCAAAGGGTATGGCCCCCAGGCCAATAACCAAACCGAGTGCCAGAGCAGTGTTCTTAATAATGCTGTTCATACGTCGTCCCGTTGCGCGCTGAGATATGGCGTTTCGTGCCGCCCCCAATAGTCCTGCGACGCGAAAACCGCGGCATTATATACTTGCGCGCCAAGCGAGTGTACCGGATCAACAGACTTAAACCATGTCAATTACCAAATTTGAAGCCCAACCACAGAAACTGAACTTTCGTTCCATACAATTTCTCACCAGTGCCCCCACCCTGACTGAGTGTCCGGAGGACTCAGGTGCCGAGGTGGCTTTTGCCGGCCGCTCCAACGCAGGCAAATCCAGCGCCATCAATGCCCTAACCGGCAACAACAAGCTTGCACGTACCTCCAAGACCCCTGGGCGTACACAGTTAATCAATTTCTTTAGCCTTTCCGAACAACAGCGGCTGGTGGACCTGCCGGGATACGGCTACGCCAAGGTGGCCCGAGCCATGAAGGATGAATGGCAACGCCACCTGGCCGAGTACCTGGAGCAACGCACCTGCCTGCGTGGCTTGGTATTGTTGATGGATATCCGCCAACCTCTCAAGGAGTTCGACCTGCATATGCTGACCTGGGCCGTTGAGGCGGGGCTACCAGTGCATATCCTTCTCACTAAGGCAGACAAATTGAAAAATGGCCCCGCTAACAATGCACGATTTGCCGTGGAGAAAGCCATCAAAGAGCAGGGACTGGATCGCGGGGTTACCGTGCAGACTTTTTCTTCCACCAAGAAGGCAGGCCTGGACAAGCTGGAGCGCAAGCTGAACGTATGGCTAGCTCCCCGGGAGGAAGAAGCTCCCGCAGCGGAGTAATCGCATAAATTGAACGAGCCCTAATCCAGGGGACAAATTCCTGGAGCGGGCTCTTCACAACCGCAGCTTCCCTGGCTGGCTTTGCAGCGCTTTAAGATTATTTAAAAGGTCGTGAGAAGAGATCGTGGACTCAATGGCCAACAAGTCCATACGAGACCACAGTTTTTACCCTCGCTTTGCAACAGGTAACAGGGCACGCAAAAGAATCTGTCGTAACTGTTGGTGCGCCCTCGGGGTTGGACAGTACAGCTCCTCAGCACAAAGATGACGCTGTGCGAGCAAGCTAACCAGAGTCTCTTCGCTAATTGCAACGGTTAACAGGCGCGAGGACCCAGCAGAATTTGAATGGGCCATTTCCTCAGTGCAGGCGCTGGCTTGCTCCGCCACCCGTGAGGCGTTTACCCCCGGCAACTGCTGACACGTGCTCTCCGGTACCATTTGGATAGAGGGCACTGATACAGTCAGCGGCAACCCGCTGTTTATCCC
This DNA window, taken from Microbulbifer sp. GL-2, encodes the following:
- a CDS encoding cytochrome c; translation: MNSIIKNTALALGLVIGLGAIPFAMASGDAAAGKTKAAQCAACHGTDGNSLAPAFPKIAGLGEKYLYKQLKDIKDKTRDVPQMIGQLDSFKDQDLQDIAAYFASQPMQLSGSEAIAITLNSGDSVDGLAFGRKLYRAGNMETGVPACMGCHSPTGQGNAPAGYPRLSGQFPEYIEAQLKAFRAGSRNNDGDTRTMRTVAKQLSDAEIKAVANYIAGLTE
- the yihA gene encoding ribosome biogenesis GTP-binding protein YihA/YsxC, whose product is MSITKFEAQPQKLNFRSIQFLTSAPTLTECPEDSGAEVAFAGRSNAGKSSAINALTGNNKLARTSKTPGRTQLINFFSLSEQQRLVDLPGYGYAKVARAMKDEWQRHLAEYLEQRTCLRGLVLLMDIRQPLKEFDLHMLTWAVEAGLPVHILLTKADKLKNGPANNARFAVEKAIKEQGLDRGVTVQTFSSTKKAGLDKLERKLNVWLAPREEEAPAAE